The Vicinamibacteria bacterium genome includes a window with the following:
- a CDS encoding peptide ligase PGM1-related protein: MLPKPPFAKDLTLEQEMAQFERVQPRLQEVWNALTMREEEPHTSVVVPSLTLDQSELQKLPGASFYEERLLFLLIRLRNPRARMVYVTSQPVHPMILEYYLQFLAGIPASHARSRLTLLCADDASPRSLTEKILERPRLIERIRAGIVDASRAYLTVFNSTPHERKLAVLLGIPLNGADPRLSHLGTKSGSRKVFREAGVDLPLGVEDLHHPKEVEEALLELRARRPGLTKAVIKLNDSFSGEGNAILRYPEGGGPDAIRGALRQVEFSVATETPEAYFEKFSRMGGIVEEFLEGTHKASPSTQLRVSPACEVTTISTHDQILGGPSGQVFLGCRFPAAESYRLAIQEAGLRIGAVLCGHGVVSRLGVDFMVCRERPQDAWKVFALEINLRMGGTTHPYLALQFLTGGALDPGTGLFFSPSGQAKYYRATDNLQSESYRGLLPEDLVEILTINKLHYSHGSESGVLFHLIGALSEYGKLGMTAIANSPEEVDDLYARTLAVLDREAAHGR; this comes from the coding sequence TTGCTTCCCAAGCCTCCATTCGCGAAAGACCTCACTCTCGAGCAGGAGATGGCTCAGTTTGAGAGGGTGCAGCCACGCCTCCAGGAGGTCTGGAACGCCCTCACCATGCGGGAGGAGGAGCCCCACACCTCGGTGGTGGTGCCCTCCCTGACCCTCGACCAGAGCGAGCTCCAGAAGCTGCCGGGGGCGAGCTTCTACGAGGAGCGACTGCTCTTCCTCCTCATCCGCCTCCGCAACCCCCGCGCCCGCATGGTGTACGTGACCTCCCAGCCCGTACACCCCATGATCCTCGAGTACTACCTGCAGTTCCTGGCCGGAATCCCCGCCAGCCACGCCCGCTCCCGTCTGACCCTCCTCTGTGCGGACGACGCCTCCCCGCGCTCCCTCACCGAAAAGATCCTGGAGCGCCCGCGCTTGATCGAGCGGATCCGGGCCGGCATCGTGGATGCTTCCCGGGCTTACCTGACCGTCTTCAATTCCACTCCCCACGAGCGGAAGCTGGCCGTCCTCCTGGGCATCCCCCTCAACGGGGCGGACCCCCGGCTCTCCCACCTGGGTACCAAGTCCGGGAGCCGAAAGGTTTTCCGGGAGGCCGGGGTGGACCTGCCCCTGGGCGTCGAGGACCTCCACCACCCGAAGGAGGTCGAGGAGGCGCTGCTCGAGCTGCGCGCACGCCGGCCGGGCCTGACCAAGGCCGTCATCAAGCTGAACGACAGCTTCTCCGGGGAGGGGAACGCGATCTTGCGCTACCCGGAAGGGGGCGGGCCGGACGCGATCCGGGGGGCCCTGCGCCAGGTCGAATTCTCCGTGGCCACCGAGACCCCCGAGGCTTACTTCGAGAAGTTCTCCCGCATGGGGGGGATCGTGGAGGAGTTCTTGGAGGGGACGCACAAGGCCTCTCCCAGCACCCAGCTCCGGGTCAGTCCGGCCTGCGAGGTCACCACCATCTCCACCCACGACCAGATCCTGGGCGGCCCCAGCGGTCAGGTTTTCCTGGGCTGCCGTTTCCCCGCCGCCGAGTCGTATCGCCTGGCCATCCAGGAGGCCGGACTCCGAATCGGTGCTGTGCTCTGCGGGCACGGGGTGGTGAGCCGCCTGGGGGTGGACTTCATGGTCTGCCGCGAGCGTCCCCAGGACGCTTGGAAGGTCTTCGCCCTCGAGATCAACCTGCGCATGGGAGGCACCACCCATCCCTACCTCGCCCTGCAATTCCTGACCGGGGGAGCCCTCGACCCGGGCACCGGGCTCTTCTTTTCCCCCTCCGGCCAGGCCAAGTACTACCGCGCCACCGACAACCTCCAATCCGAGTCCTACCGCGGCCTGCTCCCCGAGGACCTGGTGGAGATCCTCACCATCAACAAGCTCCACTACAGCCACGGGAGCGAGTCCGGCGTGCTCTTCCACCTGATCGGGGCCCTCTCGGAGTACGGGAAGCTGGGCATGACCGCCATCGCCAACAGTCCCGAGGAGGTGGACGACCTCTACGCGCGCACGCTGGCGGTGCTGGACCGCGAGGCCGCCCACGGTCGGTAG